GAAGTTTCGCACCGTTCAACGAAGTAGCCTAAATTGGCAGTCAGGCCAGGAATACACACTGTTCGAAATTGCCGTGAATAGTCCAATGGCATCGGACGATTTGAAACTCACCAATTCTCTCTCCGACGCCAGATGGTTCATGAACATCAACTACTCTGATAAAACTGATTCGGTGTTCTACCAACCAGTCGCCAAGGGCTTTGCTTTTCAGAACAGATCGGCTGGAAGTGCGGGGACAGCGTACTCCGGTGAGCGACATGTGGCCCTCCATGGCACCAAATTCCATGAAGTCTTCGAAAGTGCAGGCGAGATCATCTACCGAAGAAAAGACCTCAATGCGGCATCGTGGGACACCACGACCAGAATCAGTGCTGGGAACGGAAGCAATAATGACGCAAGTATCGTCGTGGCACACGACGGCTCGGTCCACGTTGTCTGGCAACGGCAGCTCAATGCGAACGCCTTTGCCCTTTGGTATAACAAGAGCACAGACGGAGGGTTCACATGGGGAACTCCCTTCCGCCCTGCCAGCGCGGAAAGCGTCGTGATAATCCAGCAGAATCAATGGAACATTTATCCACTCCACGGGAACTAGGGACGTCCCAGCTTGTGGCGGTAGTGTGCACTAATAATGGTCCTCGCTATCTGAAATCAACAAATCTTGGAACGAGCTGGACAAGTCTGGCTACGATCCCCAATGTGACGAGTCCCTCATATGTCTGGCATCCGAGCCTCGCGCCCGGTAGCAACTTCCTGTTGCTGAGCTACGATACACGATACTATGGACTGTTTTCGAAGAAGTACGACGGCACTAATTGGCTCGCGGAATTGAACGTAGCCAGTGGTGTTGGAACATTCTATGATAGAAATTCATCCGTGGCTGTCGACGGGGTCGATGTACCGCACATCGCCTGGGCAGCCCAACGCTCGGGGCGGAGCGAATACCGCATCATCTACAAGTCGGGCACTTCAGGCGCAACAGCCTGGAGTGCCTACTATACGGAGTTTCCTTTCTCAACGGGTATTTCAGATTATTAT
This DNA window, taken from Ignavibacteriota bacterium, encodes the following:
- a CDS encoding exo-alpha-sialidase, producing the protein MTSSAFGFAKYGDTLTQGGYTYQKFRTVQRSSLNWQSGQEYTLFEIAVNSPMASDDLKLTNSLSDARWFMNINYSDKTDSVFYQPVAKGFAFQNRSAGSAGTAYSGERHVALHGTKFHEVFESAGEIIYRRKDLNAASWDTTTRISAGNGSNNDASIVVAHDGSVHVVWQRQLNANAFALWYNKSTDGGFTWGTPFRPASAESVVIIQQNQWNIYPLHGN